Proteins encoded by one window of Deinococcus radiodurans R1 = ATCC 13939 = DSM 20539:
- a CDS encoding GNAT family N-acetyltransferase, protein MTPDVSLKPVLDFTPAEWRTLYSFFRDRELAAWNDAKPIRMPEWLFRRVMQEEEKTGERAGFGVMDAAGRLIGNAELYDFRPSPPLTATTATLGIMIGFPALWGQGYGRAGVRALLHWAFAVHNPALQRVRLTTFGHNRRAQRAFAACGFREVGRRTYPERVDVHMEITREEWQSGAGADA, encoded by the coding sequence ATGACCCCCGACGTTTCCCTCAAACCGGTCCTCGACTTCACGCCCGCCGAGTGGCGCACCCTCTATTCCTTTTTCCGCGACCGCGAACTCGCCGCCTGGAACGACGCCAAACCGATTCGGATGCCCGAATGGCTCTTCCGGCGCGTAATGCAGGAGGAGGAAAAGACGGGCGAACGCGCCGGCTTTGGCGTCATGGACGCGGCAGGGCGGCTCATCGGCAACGCCGAGCTGTACGACTTTCGCCCCTCGCCGCCGCTGACGGCGACCACCGCCACGCTCGGCATCATGATCGGGTTCCCGGCGCTGTGGGGGCAAGGCTACGGGCGGGCCGGGGTGCGGGCGCTGCTGCACTGGGCCTTCGCGGTCCACAACCCGGCCTTGCAGCGCGTGCGCCTGACCACCTTCGGCCACAACCGCCGCGCCCAGCGGGCCTTCGCGGCGTGCGGCTTCCGCGAGGTGGGCCGCCGCACGTATCCCGAGCGGGTAGACGTGCACATGGAAATCACCCGCGAGGAATGGCAAAGCGGCGCCGGGGCAGACGCGTAG
- a CDS encoding NAD(P)-dependent oxidoreductase: MRVLVPDLPAFHALAQPGDTFLPGAELAFYSNDKGVPDGEAQGVVLWLANGATRDALLSVPGLQWVLTLTAGIEHVQGKLPQGAALYNAHRLHDRAVAVHVVAGMLAASRGLHRFRDAQQRGEWVRTSLADTGLSTLDGQKVVLWGYGHIGKIVEELLAPFGAQVYGLTSKTEPDLVDYRLAEADWVVLLLPSTERTRGIVNAERLTALKPGVWLSNQGRGDLIVTDDLLAALDSGHLGGAVLDVTDPEPLLAGHPLWDRENVVITPHIASITSDLLERGAAYARSFILDVLQGRTPEGEVAPGDAY; encoded by the coding sequence ATGCGCGTTCTTGTTCCCGACCTGCCTGCTTTTCATGCCCTGGCCCAGCCGGGCGACACCTTCCTGCCCGGCGCGGAGCTGGCGTTCTATTCCAACGACAAGGGCGTGCCGGACGGCGAAGCCCAGGGCGTCGTGCTGTGGCTGGCGAACGGGGCCACCCGCGACGCGCTGCTGAGCGTGCCGGGCCTGCAATGGGTGCTGACGCTCACGGCGGGCATCGAGCACGTGCAGGGCAAGCTGCCTCAGGGCGCCGCGCTCTACAACGCCCACCGCCTGCACGACCGCGCCGTGGCAGTGCATGTGGTGGCCGGAATGCTGGCGGCCAGCCGGGGCCTGCACCGCTTCCGCGACGCCCAGCAGCGGGGCGAATGGGTCAGAACGTCCCTGGCCGACACGGGCCTGAGCACACTCGACGGTCAAAAAGTCGTGCTCTGGGGCTACGGGCACATCGGCAAGATCGTGGAGGAATTGCTGGCTCCTTTCGGCGCACAGGTCTACGGTCTGACCTCGAAAACTGAGCCCGACCTCGTGGACTACCGCCTCGCGGAGGCCGACTGGGTGGTGCTGCTGCTGCCGAGCACCGAGCGCACACGCGGCATCGTGAACGCCGAGCGGCTGACGGCCCTCAAACCCGGCGTCTGGCTCTCCAACCAGGGGCGCGGCGACCTCATCGTGACGGACGACCTGCTGGCGGCGCTCGATTCGGGGCACCTTGGCGGCGCAGTCCTTGACGTGACCGACCCCGAACCGCTGCTCGCCGGACACCCGCTGTGGGACCGGGAAAATGTCGTCATCACGCCCCACATCGCCAGCATCACGTCCGACCTGCTGGAGCGCGGCGCGGCCTATGCCCGCAGCTTTATTCTCGACGTGTTGCAAGGCCGCACGCCGGAAGGCGAAGTGGCGCCGGGTGACGCTTATTGA
- a CDS encoding SDR family oxidoreductase produces the protein MNTQQGAQDLTGRRILITGATGGIGLETARELAGRGAQVVIVGRDPGRTARVAAEVGAAGTLLADLSELVQVERAAAEYRERFGELDVLVNNAGALHRERQESREGIELTWALNHLAPFLLTRELLPLLRRSSETRRVPARVVTVASAAHVVGRIRFDDPEFRRGYAAWPAYAQSKLANILFARELARREPSVLSVSLHPGMVASGFGKNGGGRFAQAYGLLDRFSLTPEQGAQTSLHAVSAPVHTGGYYANARRVTPAPQALDDGAAARLWALSEGYLQV, from the coding sequence ATGAACACGCAGCAAGGAGCGCAGGACCTGACGGGCCGCCGCATTCTGATTACGGGGGCCACGGGCGGCATCGGCCTGGAAACGGCGCGGGAACTCGCTGGGCGCGGAGCACAGGTGGTCATCGTGGGCCGCGACCCGGGGCGCACGGCGCGGGTGGCTGCCGAGGTGGGCGCCGCCGGCACCCTGCTGGCCGACCTGAGCGAACTGGTGCAGGTGGAGCGGGCCGCCGCCGAGTACCGCGAGCGCTTCGGCGAACTCGACGTGCTGGTGAACAACGCCGGAGCGCTGCACCGTGAGCGCCAGGAAAGCCGCGAGGGCATCGAGCTGACCTGGGCGCTGAACCACCTCGCGCCGTTTCTGCTGACCCGTGAGCTGTTGCCGCTGCTCCGGCGCAGCAGCGAGACCCGCCGGGTGCCCGCGCGGGTGGTCACGGTGGCGTCGGCGGCGCATGTGGTCGGGCGCATCCGTTTCGACGACCCCGAGTTTCGCCGGGGCTACGCGGCGTGGCCCGCCTACGCGCAGAGCAAGCTCGCCAACATCCTCTTTGCCCGCGAACTGGCGCGGCGCGAGCCCAGTGTGCTCAGCGTGTCGCTGCACCCCGGCATGGTCGCCAGCGGCTTCGGCAAAAACGGCGGCGGACGCTTTGCCCAGGCTTACGGCCTGCTTGACCGCTTTTCGCTCACGCCCGAGCAAGGGGCGCAAACCAGCCTGCACGCGGTCAGCGCGCCGGTTCACACGGGCGGCTACTACGCCAACGCGCGCCGGGTCACGCCCGCGCCTCAGGCCCTCGACGACGGCGCGGCGGCGCGGCTGTGGGCGCTGAGCGAGGGTTATTTGCAGGTCTGA
- the mutL gene encoding DNA mismatch repair endonuclease MutL — protein MPTPIHVLPPHVARLIAAGEVVSRPLDVVRELVENALDAGASRIEIEVDGGGLERVQVRDNGSGIAAQSVPLAPARHATSKLTAGPETGSLSVTTLGFRGEALWAAAQAGELELTTRPAAQVGAARLRAQGDAVEVSRTSAPAGTTVTVSQLFARLPARLRTQASAAAEVRDITALLGRYVLHHSALHWRLTVDGDPRLTHAPADHRGAVATVYGPLSANRVLTLDTPGVRGVVSRPELTRARRDRMHFAVNGRPIVAPPELERAVIDAYAELLPAGTAPLCVLDLTVAPEDYDPNIHPAKQVVALADLPAVALRVRDAVAGALAGHPLVRAAPALIAPPEPHPAPTAGNFPDLTLLGVYQELYLLAQGEGDLWVVDAHAAHERALYERLGRELGTAAPLELPTPELLHLTPEQTARLHERGAELRGWGLTIEDFGAGLARLRTLPAALAALPVPRLHEVVVETALSGGPDPRREVLARLACLPALKAGMLDAERGALVLAALRECEQPWACPHGRPTVLRLSERDLAHAFGRRGVRDVARGRDSVV, from the coding sequence ATGCCCACCCCCATCCACGTCCTCCCCCCCCACGTCGCCCGCCTCATCGCTGCGGGAGAAGTGGTCTCCCGCCCGCTCGATGTGGTGCGCGAACTGGTGGAAAACGCCCTTGACGCCGGGGCGAGCCGCATCGAAATCGAGGTGGACGGCGGCGGCCTGGAGCGCGTGCAGGTACGCGACAACGGGTCCGGCATCGCGGCACAGTCGGTGCCACTGGCCCCCGCCCGCCACGCGACAAGCAAGCTGACGGCTGGCCCCGAAACCGGCAGCCTGAGCGTTACCACCCTCGGCTTCCGGGGCGAGGCGCTGTGGGCGGCGGCGCAGGCGGGCGAACTCGAACTCACGACCCGCCCGGCAGCGCAGGTGGGGGCGGCGCGGCTGCGCGCTCAGGGCGACGCGGTGGAGGTCAGCCGCACCTCGGCCCCCGCTGGCACGACGGTCACGGTATCCCAGCTCTTTGCCCGGCTGCCCGCCCGACTGCGGACCCAGGCAAGTGCGGCGGCGGAAGTCCGTGACATCACCGCGCTCCTCGGGCGCTACGTGCTGCACCACTCGGCGCTGCACTGGCGGCTGACGGTGGACGGCGACCCCCGGCTGACCCACGCGCCCGCCGACCACCGGGGCGCGGTGGCGACGGTCTACGGTCCGCTGAGCGCCAACCGCGTGCTGACGCTGGACACACCCGGCGTGCGCGGCGTGGTGTCGCGTCCCGAACTGACGCGGGCGCGGCGTGACCGGATGCACTTCGCGGTCAACGGGCGGCCCATCGTGGCGCCGCCGGAACTCGAACGCGCCGTGATCGACGCCTACGCCGAGTTGCTGCCCGCCGGCACCGCGCCGCTGTGCGTGCTCGACCTGACGGTGGCGCCCGAGGATTACGACCCCAACATTCACCCCGCCAAACAGGTGGTCGCGCTCGCTGACCTGCCTGCCGTGGCGCTGCGGGTGCGCGACGCCGTCGCTGGTGCCCTCGCTGGGCATCCGCTGGTGAGGGCAGCCCCGGCCCTCATCGCGCCGCCCGAGCCACATCCGGCGCCCACGGCGGGCAACTTTCCCGACCTCACCCTGCTCGGCGTCTATCAGGAGCTGTACCTGCTCGCGCAGGGCGAGGGCGACCTGTGGGTGGTGGACGCCCACGCCGCGCACGAGCGGGCGCTGTATGAGCGGCTGGGACGCGAACTCGGGACGGCGGCTCCGCTCGAACTGCCCACGCCGGAGCTGCTGCACCTGACGCCCGAGCAGACCGCCCGGCTGCACGAACGCGGCGCCGAGTTGCGCGGCTGGGGCCTGACCATCGAGGATTTCGGCGCGGGGCTGGCACGGCTGCGGACCCTCCCGGCGGCGCTGGCGGCCCTGCCGGTGCCCCGGCTGCATGAAGTGGTGGTGGAAACGGCCCTTTCCGGTGGCCCCGACCCCCGGCGCGAGGTGCTGGCGCGGCTGGCGTGTCTGCCCGCGCTCAAGGCGGGAATGCTCGACGCTGAGCGCGGCGCGCTGGTTCTGGCCGCCCTACGCGAGTGCGAGCAGCCCTGGGCCTGTCCACACGGGCGCCCCACCGTGCTGCGGCTGTCCGAGCGCGACCTCGCCCACGCCTTCGGGCGGCGCGGCGTGCGGGATGTGGCGCGGGGGCGTGACAGCGTGGTTTGA
- the dusA gene encoding tRNA dihydrouridine(20/20a) synthase DusA, translating to MMDWTDRHCRMFHRTLTRRTLLYTEMVTTGAILHGDQGRHLDFSAPEHPLALQLGGSDAAALAECARLAEDWGYDEVNLNCGCPSDRVSSGSFGACLMGTPDVVARAVEAMRAATRLPVTVKHRIGIDDLDSYEHLTGFVRTVAAAGCEQFIVHARKAWLSGLSPKENREIPPLRYEVVQQLKADFPQLTVVLNGGVKSLTEAQQALAWADGVMIGRAAYQEPYLLAAADRDVFGEDAQAVSRREAIEAYLPYVAAQVEAGQPLNRMMKHTLGLFAGQPGARHWKRTLSEQGHKPGAGLDVVRAALAGVPDDVLDARA from the coding sequence ATGATGGACTGGACGGACCGGCACTGCCGCATGTTTCACCGCACGCTGACCCGCCGGACGCTGCTCTACACCGAAATGGTCACGACCGGCGCGATTTTGCACGGCGACCAGGGGCGGCACCTGGATTTCAGCGCCCCCGAGCACCCCCTCGCCCTGCAACTCGGCGGCAGCGACGCGGCGGCGCTCGCCGAGTGCGCCCGGCTGGCCGAGGACTGGGGCTACGACGAGGTGAACCTCAACTGCGGCTGCCCGTCTGACCGGGTGAGCAGCGGTTCTTTCGGCGCCTGCCTGATGGGCACGCCCGACGTGGTGGCGCGGGCGGTGGAGGCGATGAGAGCCGCGACCCGGCTGCCAGTGACCGTCAAACACCGCATCGGGATCGACGACCTCGACAGCTACGAGCACCTGACCGGCTTCGTGCGGACAGTGGCGGCAGCGGGCTGCGAGCAGTTCATCGTCCACGCCCGCAAAGCGTGGCTCTCGGGCCTTTCGCCTAAGGAAAACCGCGAGATTCCGCCATTGCGCTATGAGGTGGTGCAGCAACTCAAGGCCGACTTTCCACAGTTAACCGTGGTGCTCAACGGTGGCGTCAAATCTCTTACCGAGGCGCAGCAAGCCCTCGCCTGGGCTGACGGCGTGATGATTGGCCGCGCCGCCTATCAGGAGCCGTACCTGCTCGCCGCCGCCGACCGTGACGTGTTTGGAGAAGATGCCCAGGCTGTCAGCCGCCGCGAGGCCATCGAAGCGTATCTGCCCTACGTGGCCGCACAGGTGGAAGCCGGGCAACCACTCAACCGCATGATGAAACACACCCTGGGCCTTTTCGCCGGGCAGCCGGGCGCGCGGCACTGGAAGCGGACGCTGAGCGAGCAGGGCCACAAGCCAGGCGCTGGACTGGACGTGGTTCGGGCGGCACTCGCCGGGGTGCCGGACGACGTGCTGGACGCCAGAGCTTAA